From Juglans regia cultivar Chandler chromosome 9, Walnut 2.0, whole genome shotgun sequence:
aataataataataataataataataattttaaattaaacgtAATTCGttggataaagaaaaaaaatcggAAATAtactaaagaaagaaagaaaaccccAACGCTCTGTTGCGACGCGTGGATGTATGGTGgaccccttctctctccctctccctctccctctctctctctctctcgctctcagGCTTAGAACTCTTCAAAACTATAAACAGACAAACAATCTTAAGTTCCTATCGTCGTCTTCTTCGATCTTCATCACACTAGCCAAACCCTAATCTCAGAGAGCGATGGATCCCAATCCGAAAAGCTTCCCGATTCTCTCCTACGTCATGGCCCGACTACCTTCTCTCGGACCCAGACCTGATGCTCCCAACTCCGAATTTGACCTTGAACAGCAACCGACGCCGCACTCCAAGCCACCCTCagatccttcttcttcttcgtgtCAGGTCCGAATTGAGGACGACATGCCTCACTTGACCCACCCGGGGGTCCTGGCCTCTATGACCCGCGCTATCTCCGACGTCGCCCAGACCCGATCTGTGCTTTATACCCTGGGTCCCCGCCCCGACCACGAGGCTGTCGACAATGCCAGGTCCAAGCTCGCTGAAATCGAAGCCAACCTGGCTAAACAGCTTGAGGAAATTGTGCTCTCCCCCCGCCCGGCCGACGTCGACCGCCTCCAGTGGCGATCGCACCTCGCGGAGCGTGAGGACGACTACAGGAGGTCGGCCGATAAGGAGAAACTAGCCTTTAAGGCGGTGCTCGCGGTGGACGAGATGCACGACGCTTACGAGAAGCTTCTGAAGGAGGCGGAGGAGAGGCTGGAGAAGATTTATGAGACGGCACAGACCACGGCGGGGGAGTATTCTCCGGAGGATGAGTTCCCGCCGAAGACTGAGGAGCCGAACGAGGAAGTGATTGGGATTTTGCAGGCGGCGTCTGGGGAAGGATTGAAGCAGGTCGATTTGTCGGGTCGTAGGTTGAGGTTCTTGCCGGAGGCTTTCGGTCGGATTCGGAGCCTGGTTGCGCTTGACATTTCGAGTAATCAACTTGAGGTAAATTTACTATTTTCTTGTTAGCATAATTTTGTGTAGATGTACGGGCTTGGACTATGCAAATTCTGGTAGTTGTATGCTTCATTCAGAAGGACTGACTTTATTAGACGGACTGAAtgtatacttttattttttgttttatttttaacaaaagtttTTGACTGGAATATGTAATGGGTGAATCAAAATGCATTAATCCTTCTGAAAAATCATAGCCCCTAGTAGTGGAACGCGGTTGTGTCCACCAAATGGACTTACAATTATTCTTGGGTCAAGGCGTGGGGCTCATGTGGGGACAATTTAGATGGTACACGCTGGATGTGGCCGCATCATTGAATTCCTTTCTAGGCTGCAAACATATTTTTAAGCCTTTCTAAGCTTAAAGCATTATTCTAGAAGCAGCTGCAGAATGATAATCTTGTAAGGGAAGCCAAAAATAGCCTCTTGTTCCACAAAATCCATACAAGAAACTATTTaaacaaagaacacaaaatcGCAGTTGTTCAgactcattaaaaataaaatatataatcttaCCTTGTTCAAAGGCTTTAAATATGGTGAGGCTTTCGTCAAGAGcgcttaaatataaaattaagtgCTCTGTTCATGTTTTGTTCCCGGGTTAAATCAATGGCAATTCGTTTTGTTATATTTAGCTGCTTTTCTGGtgtaatttctcatttttaaagTTCCATTTCTGGCATAATTCAGTGTCTTGGTTTGCAAATATCCGAAGTTTGATTATTTCATGTCCATTTCTGCCTTCTGGTGTGTTGTTAAAATTTCCATTAAATTTTATCTTCTGATTGTCGTATTTTCCCTTGCATTCAATTGAATTCTGGGTGAAAGTAACAGGTCATCCCTGACTCGATAGCGGGACTAGAAAATCTTGAGGAGCTTAACGCCTCATCTAATTTTTTGGGGTCTCTGCCTGACTCAATTGGCTTGttacaaaaactgaaaattctGAACGTCTCAGGAAACAAGCTGGGTTCCCTCCCTGACAGTATTTGTCATTGCAGGTAATTATCAAAgcaaaaactaaagaaaaaaatagtgcCATATTCTTTTccccttttcctttcttttatgataTGTAGTTGTCTTTCAATATATATTCAGGTCATTGGTGGAGATGGATGTGAGCTTCAACAACCTGACATATTTGCCAACAAATATTGGTTATGAATTAGTAAATCTAAAGAAGCTTTCAATACATTTGAACAAGATTCGTTCCCTTCCCAGTTCTGTGTGTGAGATGAAGTCTTTGCGCTGGTTGGATGCTCACTTCAATGAGCTCCATGGCCTTCCTCTTGCGATTGGAAGATTGACTAATCTTGAAATTCTCAATCTTGGCAGTAATTTTAGTGACCTAAAGGAACTCCCTGACACATTTGGTGATTTGACAAACCTCAAGGAACTTGATCTCAGCAACAATCAAATCCATGCTCTTCCTGATACATTTGGTCGGCTTGACAATTTGACCAAACTCAACTTGGAACAAAATCCTCTTGTAATTCCGCCAGCTGAGGTTGTGAGTGAAGGAGTTGAAGCTGTCAAAGTTTTTATGGCTAAATGGTGGCTTGAGATACTGGcagaggaagaaaggaagagcGTGCTTGAAATGCAAGAAAATGCCCAGACCGGATGGTTGACTCGCAGTACCTCATGGgtgaaaaattatgtttcaagtgTTTCAGATTATATGGGGTCTCCCAGGGGATCTCCTAGGGACCCTTATCTTGATCAGCAGCTATGATGctgataaatttgattttgatgtcTCACTTTCTTTTGCCCGAATGTGAAGCTGATGTTACGCCTTAAGGTCAAAGAGATGGCCATGATCTGCTCAATCTTCTCACTTCTTATTTTTCACTACATCCAGTCAACCTCCAGGGTGACTGAGCATCTTCAGATTTTGTTCTCTTTCCAGTTCAGTTGTTTGGGTATAAAGAGTTTTGTAGGAAATCTAATAGGTATGGCCTGCtgtgacttttatttttgatgaCAGTAGTTGATTTTGCTTATGGTTGTACATCCAGTATAATCTGGATTATCAGAATTTTTGCACCCATCTTTTTGCAGCTTTCACCACTTCAAACAAAATTGTCCAGCTCCTTGCCTTAGGGAACATCATGCTATAAGGCAGCCATGTTGACCTGCAATGTCATGCCACAGCAGAAGATAAACTGTCagtgctttttattttttatttattttacttttatgcaCATGTTGGCTAACAGATGTCcaaagatattatattatattgattgaaCTGCATGGTAACAGTTTCAATAAAATCATGCAATCAATTCTATTTATATGGATGAAAGCATTCGGTTCTGGATATTCCATCCTTCTCATAGGAAGATGATATGCAGAGATTTATTATACAATTCCAAACCAACCTAGAAGCACTACCATTTTTTTACGTGTGGCATTATCTGTGGAGGTGGGGGAGAGTCTGTGGGGGTGTTGAGTGATGCCTAGGGGGCTTCGGTTTGTTGGatagtatttattttaatgtacaccatgagatttttttttttttttttttaatcttttcactTGTCAAAATATCATATGTTTTACATTGAATAGATGCTAtaggcattgctcttgtatatgtcctgtatacttgggcttttgtCTATTCtcttgatcaataaaatcttatttaccgaaaaaaaaaaaagagaaatcatATTTGTCAAGTCCTGtacacttcttttgaaaaaagtgaataaatttagaatctatataaaaaaattattttttaaagaatgcatGATATTTGCACACTCTAGGATTGaatttaacattactcaatgCCAAACTAAGCAGAGTTTTTTGTGCACGGGCAGCGTGTTATTCTCGATAATTTCTTGGAAGTGTGTTGGTAATCATGTCCTAAATGTCTTCAAGATCCTATGAATCAATTGGCAAACTTTGATTTCTCACTAAGAGAACCAAGGATCGAATCTCCCTTCTctcatgtattaaaaaaaaaaaaaaaattattgaacaagTCATAAATGTCTTCattcatttttggaaaaaactagtgttttttcttttcatatttcgAAGCATTTCGGTTGACAGGAGCAGATATAATTCCTCTGTCCCTTCTTCCCTAAACGATTAGTGAGTAAattggaatgaaagaaaaatataagtaaatttaaattgGATAAATATCTAGTGTGAGctattaaaacaaataatacaaatttaatatatgtggctcaatttttaaatatatatatacacacacaaaaaataaattaatttcttcttttttttttaattaaatattttaaaatcgaTCAAATTGGTCCTTTGTTAGAGTTCCATTAGTAAACTAGAAGCTTCACATCAGCACAGTGTAGTTTGATAGGAGAGCTCCAAATGCTCTGAGAGTAGCATAATTTAggatttgttttaaaacacattattattaaaaagaatatcgGAAACTATTTATCccaacaaataataatttatagaaatactttagccataaaatgattacacaaaaattaACTTATTCCAAGCAAAATGCTTAACAAAACTCATCTTCTCATTTAAGCTCTCTTTAGGAATATTCTTCAAGAgtttcatattcataaattgAAATACAATAAAtgggaaaaaatattagaaaattgaaaaaaaaaaaaaaaaactgtagtTTATGACTATTGTTTGTCCACAAACAGTCATGATATGATGAGTGGACACTAGAAATGTGACCAGAGGTGTGGGAGGAATACTGGGAGAGCCCTCCCACTGATTCTGACCCGTCACTCTCTGTCTTAACCAATACTCTCTCATATGATGCTGATTTTACTCAGAAAAAGATGATAGCCTTTAAGATTGGGAAGAGGCAGCAGAGGCAATTCCATGCTCTCCATCTCTGCCTAACTCTATGCAAGAGTAGCTTGATTTTGCTTTGTTGGACACTGGCCAATAACTATTTGCCTTGATGAACTCcgttaattattattttttgttattggcATCGGGTGTCCCGATTAATATTGGAGGGGCATAGGCCCTTGACAAAGAATTTCTTGCAAGTCCACATAACACAATGAGTAATTTAATGCAAAATTCTCCCGATCTGATGATATAAATTCCTAAGAGTGTGAATGCGGAATTTTGAATCTAGGACATCTGATTCATTCGCTCACCCCAAAGACCACTACGGCACCCCCTTTGAATTTTGATGAACTTAGCTACTTGATTTAGGGTgactaagagcattggcatcgGTCTCTTTAAAATGGAggaatcttcaaaatttgaatggtttgTTATTAAAAACATTACATTGGATTTGGTAAACAATCAAAACTCCAACTTTGAGCTACGGTATATTTACTTTCATCTCCATATTTGAAGACAAACTGTTCTTGGTCTAAtcccattattttattacaaattcaCTTCCTCCAACTTTCAGATTAATGCCATCACGGTTTAAGTATTAATCAGGATTAATTaggttgaagaaaatattagttgagaaataataatttaagtatcaaattaaattattaattaatatatgcttagtataattgtaaaatatgaaaaaataaattaaaaatattattattgaaaaataatattatattattatttagactaatccaatgtggggttatgaCTAGGGAAGTTTTggatttaatgaaaaatatgtctttttcatcaaatcttgaagatgactttgatgaatccaatgcgaATGCTCTAAAGAGGGCGTTGAAAACTTTAAATAGTAATTAAGGCAACATTTTATCTTCATGTTAGTCTTAAACGAGTATTTTTTGCTTTGTTAAGTAATATGCTTGATTGAGTTTATATTTCCTCTTGGAAAATGCTCTAGCCACaaatagattacataaaagtaatctcacaaactaaTATGACATGATGtgattctttaaattataaagttatttttattataaagtagatttaacgaattatatgaatttacatcaatttgtgaattatttttgtgtaatttctttatgACTGTTGCAATACTAAAAAAGGTAAGTGACCTAGCTCAAATTCGTTGTTTATTCGTTAACCTtgtaaatagatatttttattgattttttttagtcttttttattttcttgctaGCATTCATCGCTTTAACCTTACAAGTACACATATTTTGTGAACTAGCGCAAAATGGGAAGCCTGGCGTGAATGAAATTTAAACAAGTAGGCCTACTACCATGGGCGGGTAGTCGGCCACCTTTCCCCTTGCACTTGCATGGGTAGGGGGCTTGCATATGGACCCCAGCATCCGGCCCTGTCACCCTCTCAACTATCGGGCAAACAGATGTCCTTGCCAACCCGTCAGGAATCTGCCAAACGCCCCAAATCcacaaatctatcatcaaaccTAAAGATTCTTCTGCCAAATCCATACATCAAACCTCAACTACACAAatctaacaaaaataaaaacaaaaaaaatacacaaatcaaACCTGAGATACCCACAGGCCACGATATGACCTGTGGGTATCTCTTGGAGAACCTgagaagaaaaagtggaggagaagagaaaaatgagtgcTGTAGGGTTGGGCCGGGCcagggaagagagagggaaagaaagaGATGGGGGAGTCAACTAGGATTTTTTCTTCCCTTATACACCcctgtgagggagagagaaatgcGGGGAGGAGATAATTTACCCTAAAAGGAAACAACGTCGATTTGAGTCTATAACTTTCTAAAACAACGTCATTTCATtctaactttattaatataatatgtgtgTGCGTGTGGACCGGACGGACAGGTAAAACCAAGATGGAGCCAAGGCCCAGCTCGACACCCACCCCTTGTCTTTGTGCATGGGTGGGCACCTGCCCCTAGTGGGGGGCGGGTCTCAAGCCTATAAACAAGTATATGTTATGGCGTGTTTGCTAATTTCTACACCATAGTTGGCATGGCCAAGCTATTAGATGTGAAATCAAACGCTTGCCTTGCCTCTGCTAaaactaggggtgtaatcggtccagtccggtccggtccggtccggttttggataaaatataGGACCAaatcggtatgtaccggttttgtatttttcaaaaccgattatgcaccggttaccctcctaaaccggtacttccgattttaccggtttccggtctggtccggtccgatttttcgatttttttaaaatgcaaatttcacaatttgtcattaaaaatttgtttataaaaaaaaaaatttgatttaaaaaaaattgtttcacacttttattaatatattagactatataatagtattaatattagattattggtatagttataagttatatattagtattagttataaacttttagtgatttagtattaacattttatgtaataatttataaattataataagaaattatttcatatatgaatatatatgttatatataaaatttcacataaaaatttataattatacattatatataaaacttatatatattaatatttaatatatataatattttgtataaaacttatatataaaaatattatttttttattttttttaatcaaccggtccggttcggttcggtccggtccaaaaaaatTCCGGAATCGGAAATGGACTGGAACCGGCCgatttttacgttttaaaaatcggttctggactggaccggttcaaaaccggtaaaaccggtccggtccagtccggtcttccggtttgagtttacacccctagctaaAACTATAACTTTACTAGTTATAATCCGGCACATAATTGTTtagattttctcaaactttttgtGAACATCATATTTGTAAAACATAACCATTTACAACATCGTCTCACACTTAGAATTTCCTTAGCCATTCAAACATTATAAAATAGAGAGATTTGTGACGAACCCAAAACTGTGAGACAGGCTTAAGACAAGTTCCTTAAAATGTAACTGGTTCGAAATAGGTTGGGATACAAACATTTAAATGATGGACTCAAACAAAGGCAAATTAATGTAACGACTAATTATTTTAGTGTACAAAGCTTGCCAGTGATTTATTATTCGTGCAACACAAATCTCCAATCTCCCAGCTGTAAGGAATTTACATTTTCTGCAGAGATTTCAAACAGGAAAGCACAACCCAAATGCATTCTCTTGGGGTACTTGATGATTCAATATTACTAGTTAGCAGTAAATCTTGTTCTACTGTAATGATCAATTATATAATCTGAAACTTCTAATACCCGATAATTCTGGGTTTCTTGAAGCTCCTCAATTTTCCAATGGGGCAGAGATAAGGGATAATATGATTTTGGCCTTCAAAACTTTCCGGGTCAGCAACTTCCACCTTGCATCATCCTTCTTTTCCTCCTGCTGCATTCTCAACTTAAACTGCCTGTCACATTCCCAGAACATCAACATCAATGACAATCAATGATGAAAATAATGCCGCATTCCATGTGATTGCCATTGCAGATTAAAAGAACACCATGTCAACGACAATCAATGGGACATAGTTCACTAGAAAAAGACTTGTAGGTGGACTTCTGAGACCCAAAATCGTGTATTTTTTAAAGCATAGGTACAATGCATTACAAGTATGATGAGACTCTTTAAATGTACAGGTCTGACTCTCCAAACCCACTAAAGTCACCTCTAGTTCATAAAATGGAGTTGTACCTACTAATGAAGGTTATAAAACACTTGAGGTCCCAagcagaaaaaaagagaataagcCTAGTATATCCAAACCAGATAGTGCCAAACTCGTGTCGACAATGAACTGTCTGTGGTCTATTGTAATATTCGGATTATGTCGTCCCTTTTTTTCCTGCAAAGCCCATACAGGACCCCGGTTTTGATCAGAGGCTAGTAAAACCTAATAACATTTATAGGAGATTAGGTTTCTTTAGAAATCTTAAGATCTCTAGACAGATGGATCAagattctttaaaattttatatttcatattttttaatattattatacagattaataaaatgaattattagCATTATGTACAGCAAATGATTAATTACCTGCAAAGAGGAACTCTGCAAGAATCAGGCCGGTCACAGATTGAAGAGTGCAATCTTAGAAGCTGCCACAACCGCTTGCATCTTAAGCACCCGTGATTTACCCTCTTCTTACACGTGGCAAAATGATGAATTAAGAGCTGGACACCTTTACATGTGGAGAACTTGCTACAGGGCCCCTTCATTTTAGTTGGCTCCATGTCATACGGCCCAACAATTGTGCACCCTCTCGTGCATATGTGTTCTAAACACTCCATTGCCTCACtgagttttaaatatgttgTCTGATCCTCCTCctgccttcttcttctcttcttttttttaagccTCATTTGTACGCAAATGCTCAAAAATTCTGGACGCCTTTCCATCACTGCATGCAGATCACCATCTTCATGAAGTGCTACCACATCACCTTCTAGATCATAATATGTCAGGACAAGATCAGCATCAGGAGGTAATTTTAGGCGACTGAGGATCTTTGTCCTTAAACCCAATACGTCAAGCCccaattttccattttcatcaACATCGACACTAAACGAGTCGCAAGGAGCATCTCCAAATCTCACCTGTACAGCCACAGGTACACAACTGATCACTATTTCTTTATGAAGCATACATTCTCATCTATCATTATATTAGATTCAGTAGCTTTAGCCCAGAATATACACAATTAAAAAGAACACGAATAATGACATATTCACAACTTTTGATCctattaatgacaaaaaaaaaaaaaaacaagaaaactaaaaaatggTTGAAGAAAATTGCAGAAGCAGTCTCTACATGCATTTCCATGGTCAGtgcaaacaaaattaaagaggTATCCAAAGTGGCAGATCCTTCATCCCTCATTATGTTTAACCTCTAACTTCTTCGAACCTGTAATCACTATCTAGGTTTGAAGCATGAGCCTCTATTCAATGAGGCATAAATTCTACAAATTCTACTGAAATGAACCACTCCAATTATGTACCATCACCAAAAGCGAATAAATCAGATCTGCAGCTCATTAagcattaatatttacaaaagcATCCACGTTCTTAAATTAAGCACTGGATCATGCAAACAAGTTGTCTTCTTCTTACAGTTACAGCCAGATACACTATTGAAGAACACATTCGTAAAAGCCAGAATGCCTATAGAGCTCACACATGCCTGTGCGTATAACCATATACCGAGTTCTAAATCGGAAGTCGAACTATTtagaagaaaaccaaaatctTTCTTTAAAGCAAAGCAATTTCCACAACCATAAGAGTATAATATccacatttgattatatattcaGCTTTTTATAGTCTTCTCGAATTGTcagcaaccaaaaaaaaaaaattgctactTGCAACAGAAAACCCCGAATGTTCCTGAAGTCAAACACAGTATCTGTTTCATGACGCACCttcaaattcaatttatttcctacattttcttggcaaccaaacatagcataaaatataaaacgaACGACCCCTAAACAAAAACCCTCCCCTTCTCCCAACCACCTTGCACTAATTAAACATCAAATTGGactacaaacaaataaaaaggaatGCAAAGAATGGCACCTTGATAAACTGCTCCATAACTCAGAAACAGAGTCCAGGTGATCAACAGATACATCGCAATCCACGAGACCCTAACCTAAATGGAACACATCGTGAACCAAAAATCTGATTgagaagtttaaaatttaaacggTTTCAAATACTGAAACTTCTTTCAACCGTCGGATGTTGTCAGATCTGAATAATCTACCATTCTAGGGCCATCTAACGGCAACAGtgaccccctttttttttttgtttcggGTAACTACCAGTTGCAGGGAATTCGAAGTAGGATGATTAGGTATCTTTCACACGAGTAAGATTAAATttgtatttactcattttttttttaaataattatgtaatatttatacactatataattacaaatattatttctttttttctaataaaatttaaaatctcacaaaaataaatggACCATAATTTAATATGGTACcatatatttgatttataataaaaaaattatttataattaaagtgtcaaattttataaatttatttttataaaatttatttatggatgaacaatttatattttttcaaaaaatcttttcTAACTTGAGATAATTAAGTAAACTCaaaagatttaaattaaaattttttttataagatgatataacaatataattgtgaaaaaattgtagatatatatttttaaaaattaaataaattatatcaatattattttattaagaataataTTGGGTAGTTTAATCATTTCCCTTATCAAGTCAAAAATGGTCTGTCATCTTTGCAAATCATGAtgaattttttaagtttcatacaagttttttattaaaaaaaaaaaaggattttattaataaaaaataattttttttttttgacatttttttaaagtaagatctattttttttaaaatttatttataaaaacttgcACGAAATATATCTAATTGAgatatatctaatttatttaaggttgtgtttggatgttgaagtgagttgagttgagttgagttgagatgataaaatattgttagaatattattttttaatattattattattttgagatttgaaaaagttgaattgtttattatattttgtattgggatttgaaaaaattgtaataatgaattgagatgagttgagatgagtttggtaaccaaactcacccgtCTAGTTATTTCTCTTCTAAAATAACTTTGTAATGTGGCGGTGGGAATTTCGTAATACTGAAATGAACAAGAGTTTGATGATGAAGAAAAGTGGAAGTATCAAAGCATGTCATTGTCGATCTTCATTAGTTGGGAAAGGAAAcattaagattgtgtttggatgttgaagtgagttgagttgagttgagttgagttgagttgagttgagttgagttgttagaatattattttttaatattattattattttgagatttgaaaaagttgaattatttattatattttgtattggaatttgaaaaagttgtaatgatgagttgagatgagtttatgatccaaacgaagccttaaagCTAAAGGTTCTGCTCCaagttgatattattattattattatttgctaAGTGTAAAAGGCTAAGGATGAGGTTGCTTGCGTGACTTCTCTATCTAGGCGTTACTATAATAGTATCATATTTGCAAAGAATCCGATATGAGAGGAAATCCTATTATGAAAATCTATGAATccatatgttattaacactaaTAATCTAAAGTAAatccatattta
This genomic window contains:
- the LOC108981458 gene encoding plant intracellular Ras-group-related LRR protein 9-like, with amino-acid sequence MDPNPKSFPILSYVMARLPSLGPRPDAPNSEFDLEQQPTPHSKPPSDPSSSSCQVRIEDDMPHLTHPGVLASMTRAISDVAQTRSVLYTLGPRPDHEAVDNARSKLAEIEANLAKQLEEIVLSPRPADVDRLQWRSHLAEREDDYRRSADKEKLAFKAVLAVDEMHDAYEKLLKEAEERLEKIYETAQTTAGEYSPEDEFPPKTEEPNEEVIGILQAASGEGLKQVDLSGRRLRFLPEAFGRIRSLVALDISSNQLEVIPDSIAGLENLEELNASSNFLGSLPDSIGLLQKLKILNVSGNKLGSLPDSICHCRSLVEMDVSFNNLTYLPTNIGYELVNLKKLSIHLNKIRSLPSSVCEMKSLRWLDAHFNELHGLPLAIGRLTNLEILNLGSNFSDLKELPDTFGDLTNLKELDLSNNQIHALPDTFGRLDNLTKLNLEQNPLVIPPAEVVSEGVEAVKVFMAKWWLEILAEEERKSVLEMQENAQTGWLTRSTSWVKNYVSSVSDYMGSPRGSPRDPYLDQQL
- the LOC108981449 gene encoding BTB/POZ and TAZ domain-containing protein 1-like isoform X1, whose translation is MEQFIKVRFGDAPCDSFSVDVDENGKLGLDVLGLRTKILSRLKLPPDADLVLTYYDLEGDVVALHEDGDLHAVMERRPEFLSICVQMRLKKKKRRRRQEEDQTTYLKLSEAMECLEHICTRGCTIVGPYDMEPTKMKGPCSKFSTCKGVQLLIHHFATCKKRVNHGCLRCKRLWQLLRLHSSICDRPDSCRVPLCRQFKLRMQQEEKKDDARWKLLTRKVLKAKIILSLISAPLEN
- the LOC108981449 gene encoding BTB/POZ and TAZ domain-containing protein 1-like isoform X2, which codes for MEQFIKVRFGDAPCDSFSVDVDENGKLGLDVLGLRTKILSRLKLPPDADLVLTYYDLEGDVVALHEDGDLHAVMERRPEFLSICVQMRLKKKKRRRRQEEDQTTYLKLSEAMECLEHICTRGCTIVGPYDMEPTKMKGPCSKFSTCKGVQLLIHHFATCKKRVNHGCLRCKRLWQLLRLHSSICDRPDSCRVPLCRKKRDDIIRILQ